Below is a window of Corallococcus silvisoli DNA.
GGGTCATCGAGCACCGTCTCCACCAGATATCGCGTCGCCTCGCCCACCTTCGGCGAGGGACCAATGCCCAGCGCCTTCATGATGTCCCCTCCGGTGAGCGCCAGCTCCTTCGCGGACAGGGGCGGCTTCGCGGCGGCGAGCGCCTCCAGCCGCGACGCCAGCGCCTCCAGCGCGGGGAGCTGCTCCGGCGTCCGGACCTGGACGCGGGCCCTGGCCACGGAGAGCAGCGCGGGGAGCTGCGGCGGGCCCACGCGCGCGAGCAGCCGGCGCAGGGCGGGATCCGGATCCGCGAGCCGCGTCTCCAGCTTCGCGTGTTCGACGAGCAGGCCCACCAGGTCGGCGGACTTGTTGGGGAACTTCAGCCGCAGGCACAGCTCTCGGGCCTGGGGGCCGGGGACCAGATCCGCGAGCAGCGTGGCCACGCGCAGGTCCGCGTCCAGCGGCGCGGCCTGCACGGCGGCGCGGGCGAGCCGGGCGGCGTCCGCGTCCGCGTGGGCCACCTCGGGAAGGAAGACCTCCAGCAGGCCGGTGTCCGCGAGCAGGTGCAGCCCCGTCTCGGCGCGGGGGGACATGAGCAGCTTGAGGAGCTCCTCGCGCACGCGCTCCAGCGCGACCTTGCGGAAGACGGCCAGGGTGGCGGGGATGGCTTCGCGGGTGGCGGGATCCAACGTGAAGCCCAGCACCGCGGCGAAGCGCACGGCGCGCAGGGGGCGCAGGCCGTCCTCGGAGAAGCGCTCCAGCGCGGACCCCACGCACCGGATGAGCTTCGCCGGAAGGTCCACCTGACCGCCGAACGGATCCACCAGCTCGCGGTCGAGCGGGTTGTACGCCATGGCGTTGATGGTGAAGTCGCGGCGGGAGAGGTCCTTGACGATGTCCCGCTCGAAGGACACGGAGCTGGGGCGCCGTCCGTCCAGGTAGTCGCCTTCCGAGCGGAACGTCGTCACCTCCACGTGATTGCCGCCGGTGACGACCGTGACGGTGCCGTGCTGGATGCCCGTGGGGATGACCTTGCGAAAGGCGCGCTGGACCTCCTCGGGCAGCGCGCTGGTGGCGACGTCGAAGTCCTTCGGGTGGACCTTGCGGACCATGTCCCGCACGCAGCCACCGACCAGGTAGGTGGCGTGGCCCAGCTCGCGCAGGCGGGTGATGACTTCGAGCACGGGCTTCGGGATGTCGGCGTCGTGGAGGTTGGCGATCATGGCCGCTGGGGGTGGGAGGAGGCGGGCGCCTACGTTGCCCCCTTCCGGCGGGCAATGCCAACCGGATCGCCGGGCGGGGGTGCCCGTCTGGTAACAGGGGCCGCGCCATGTCCGAATCCCGAACCACCGCGGTGCATGTCCACGACGCCTGCGAGGTCTACGTGGGCCGCGCCTTCCGCGCCTGGGCGAAGCCCGGGCCGCTGAATCCCGTCCCGGGCCGCTTCGGCAACCCGTTCAAGCCCGGAGGCGTGAAGACCTGGAAGGCGATGCTGCGCACCTACTTCGAGCCCTGGTTGGCGGCCCTGCCCGCTGACGACGCCGCGCGGATCCGCGAAGACGCCCAGCGGCGCATGGCGCCAGGGCCGGACGCATTCGAGTCCTTCCGTTGGTACCTGCACCTGCGCACACGGCACGACCCGGACTTCCTGCGCGACATGCGCACGTTGCGCGGCAAGCGGTTGGGGTGCTGGTGCAAGCCGGGCCCGTGTCACGCGGACGTGCTCGCCGAGTGGCTGGATTCAAGTCCCGCCCGGTGAACACCGCGCGATGGAAGGACGCGGGCTGAGGGCCCGTCACGGCCGAGGGCAACTCCGGCCCCTGAGAACGGCTACGCTGCGACACGCATGAAGTACACGTTTGTCTTTTCGACCGCCGCGGCGCTCCTCCTCTTCCTCGCCTCGCGGCTCCAGGGCTTCGGGTGGCTCCTGCTGTGGCCCGCGGTCAGCTTCTCTGTCGTCGCGCTCGCCTACTCCGGCGTGGGCGCGCGGGCCTTCGGAAAACAGCCGGACGGACGGATGCGGCCGTGGGCCGTGTTCACGCTCCTGCCGTACCTGCTGCTCACCTGGGGCACCTGGCATCTGGCGCGCTGGCTGTCGCGGGAACGGGCCTTCGACGAGGTCGTGCCAGGGGTCCTGGTCGGTCGCCGGCTGTTGCCGGGCGAGTTGCCCGTGGGTGTCGTCGCCGTGCTCGACCTGACCTCCGAGTTCATCGAACCAGAGGGCATCCGCCGGGCCTGCCGCTACGTCTCGCTGCCCATCCTCGACGCCTCGACGGTGCCCGTGGACCAGGTGGCCCCAGTCCTCCGCGAGCTGGCCACCCTGCCGGGACCTCTCTACATCCACTGCGCGCAGGGACATGGGCGCACGGGAATGATCGCCGCCGCGCTCCTCGTGGCCCGAGGCGATGCCGCCGACTCACGGGCGGCGCTCGCGCGGGTTCAACAGGCGAGGCCAGCGGTGCGGCTCGCCGCCTCGCAATCACGCGCGCTCGATGTGCTGACCGCGGCGCTTTCGCCCACCCGGGTCACCCCCCGGGACAGCGCTGGGACATAGGCCATCAACGACTTCCCCAGCGCGTTCATCGACGTTCGTTGGGTGAGGGACCCTCCCCGGCCAACACCAGGCGCGGTGGGATGAGATGTCGTCCCCAGGAGGCCGTGACGTCTCCTGGCCATGTCTCCGTTCAGGGTTGAACGCTGGCGACACCCCGGCCATCCATGCGCGACGTGCGCGGGCAAAGCCAATGCGGTGCGCCAACATGTCGCGTCAGCTCCGCTCCAGCGAATGCGTGTCATGAATGACCTGCGCCGCGAGCGGTTCGCACAGGCGCCATCGGGGCCTGCCGCTTTCCCGGGAGCGCATGCTCAGGATAAGACTGTCGCCTCACCCTCACGTCGGAGTCACCATGCGCTTCAGCCGTCTGCTGCCCCTC
It encodes the following:
- a CDS encoding CCA tRNA nucleotidyltransferase; its protein translation is MIANLHDADIPKPVLEVITRLRELGHATYLVGGCVRDMVRKVHPKDFDVATSALPEEVQRAFRKVIPTGIQHGTVTVVTGGNHVEVTTFRSEGDYLDGRRPSSVSFERDIVKDLSRRDFTINAMAYNPLDRELVDPFGGQVDLPAKLIRCVGSALERFSEDGLRPLRAVRFAAVLGFTLDPATREAIPATLAVFRKVALERVREELLKLLMSPRAETGLHLLADTGLLEVFLPEVAHADADAARLARAAVQAAPLDADLRVATLLADLVPGPQARELCLRLKFPNKSADLVGLLVEHAKLETRLADPDPALRRLLARVGPPQLPALLSVARARVQVRTPEQLPALEALASRLEALAAAKPPLSAKELALTGGDIMKALGIGPSPKVGEATRYLVETVLDDPSLNTADALRDRLAAWAVRGA
- a CDS encoding DUF4326 domain-containing protein, which gives rise to MSESRTTAVHVHDACEVYVGRAFRAWAKPGPLNPVPGRFGNPFKPGGVKTWKAMLRTYFEPWLAALPADDAARIREDAQRRMAPGPDAFESFRWYLHLRTRHDPDFLRDMRTLRGKRLGCWCKPGPCHADVLAEWLDSSPAR
- a CDS encoding phosphatase domain-containing protein; protein product: MKYTFVFSTAAALLLFLASRLQGFGWLLLWPAVSFSVVALAYSGVGARAFGKQPDGRMRPWAVFTLLPYLLLTWGTWHLARWLSRERAFDEVVPGVLVGRRLLPGELPVGVVAVLDLTSEFIEPEGIRRACRYVSLPILDASTVPVDQVAPVLRELATLPGPLYIHCAQGHGRTGMIAAALLVARGDAADSRAALARVQQARPAVRLAASQSRALDVLTAALSPTRVTPRDSAGT